A single region of the Lates calcarifer isolate ASB-BC8 linkage group LG16_LG22, TLL_Latcal_v3, whole genome shotgun sequence genome encodes:
- the nkx2.3 gene encoding homeobox protein Nkx-2.3 codes for MLPSPIITSSTTPFSVKDILKLELQQQSQQHQLQFISCFGLSGALSQPGTFPNKPLRSHSPPSCMLAGRDSPSPISSGLSESEERMSYLNAMTIPERLAGSGLSVEMFGNPAQNHSAALQLETEQEDQDSNSCGVLRGECEDPDAEKPATKQQRTRRKPRVLFSQAQVFELERRFKQQRYLSAPEREHLASSLKLTSTQVKIWFQNRRYKCKRQRQDKSLEMAGHHHHHHHHPPPPPRRVAVPVLVRDGRPCLTGSQNYNTSYTVGAPNPYSYNGYPPYSYNNSVYTNTYSCTYSSLPALPPSNTTANAFMNMNLGNLGAQTQSQAPQGPVVTPCQGTLQGIRAW; via the exons ATGCTTCCCAGTCCGATCATAACCTCTTCCACCACGCCTTTTTCTGTGAAGGACATTCTGAAGTTAGAGTTGCAGCAGCAGTCTCAGCAGCACCAGCTCCAGTTCATCTCCTGCTTCGGTCTCTCTGGTGCGCTGTCGCAGCCAGGAACTTTCCCAAACAAGCCCCTCCGTTCTCATTCACCGCCCTCCTGCATGTTGGCCGGGAGGGACAGTCCAAGTCCCATCAGCTCCGGCCTCTCGGAGAGCGAGGAGAGGATGTCGTACCTCAACGCCATGACGATACCGGAGCGGCTGGCGGGGTCCGGTCTGTCGGTCGAGATGTTCGGAAACCCGGCGCAGAACCACTCCGCAGCCCTCCAGCTGGAGACCGAGCAGGAAGACCAGGACAGCA ACAGCTGCGGTGTGCTCCGGGGAGAGTGTGAGGATCCAGATGCGGAGAAACCCGCCACTAAACAGCAAAGGACCAGGAGGAAACCCCGTGTCCTCTTCTCCCAGGCTCAGGTGTTCGAGCTGGAGCGGCGCTTTAAGCAGCAGCGTTACCTCTCCGCCCCGGAGAGAGAACACCTGGCCAGCTCCCTGAAACTCACCTCCACCCAGGTCAAGATCTGGTTCCAGAACAGGAGGTACAAGTGTAAGAGGCAGCGGCAGGACAAGAGTCTGGAGATGGCAggtcatcaccatcaccaccaccatcacccacCGCCGCCGCCAAGGAGGGTGGCTGTGCCGGTGCTGGTCCGGGACGGGAGGCCTTGTCTGACTGGATCTCAGAACTATAACACCTCTTACACTGTCGGAGCTCCAAACCCGTACAGCTACAACGGTTATCCACCTTACAGCTACAACAACTCGGTCTACACTAACACTTATTCCTGTACTTATTCTAGTTTACCTGCTCTGCCGCCCAGCAACACCACTGCTAACGCTTTCATGAACATGAATTTGGGAAACCTTGGTGCACAGACGCAGAGCCAGGCCCCTCAAGGACCAGTGGTCACACCCTGCCAAGGAACTCTGCAGGGAATCCGGGCATGGTAA